The Streptomyces halobius genomic interval ACGAGTTCGCGGGAGGGGAGACGGTCGGCGAGTTCGCCGAGGGCGTCGTCGATGGAGTGGCCCACGGCGAGCTTGTCGGAGACCTTGGCCAGTTCCTCGCCCGCCGGGGCCTCCAGTTCCTCGGCGGCCATGCCGAGGGCGGTACGCAGGGCCAGGCCGGCCTGGGTGGCGTTGGCGAGGATCCGGGAGAGTTCGGGGAGCTGGTTGATGAACTTCTCGATGCGTTTCTGGCGCTGCCAGTTGAGGAAGGCGTGGGCGGCCCAGAGGGTGACCAGGGCGGTGATCGGGCCGAAGAAGGGGGCAAGGGTGGCCTGGGCGATCAGCCAGACGACGAGGGCCGTGCCGAGCACGGCGACGAAGAACTCTCCAGATGTGACGTCCAGGCCGGTGGCGGCCAGCCGGAGTTCGAGGCGGCGGCCGAAGCGGGTACGGCGCAGGACGCGGTCGACGGACCGGAAGCGGCGGCGCCGGCCGGTCGGCGACAGCCCCCGTTCGTCGGCGAGCCGGTCGACGACGGCCTGCCGCTGGGCGCGCCCGGCCGCGTAGACGCGTACGCCGGCGACCGCGAGGGCCCCGCACAGCAGGGTGGCCCCGAGGGCGAGGAGGGGGAGGGCGTTCCCGGTGGCCGTGATCGGGCCCCCGGAAGCTGTGGTCAGGGCCCAGCCGGTCATGTGGTGGCCTTCCGGGTGGCGAGCTGGTCGTCGGTGGCCGCGACGCCGAAGGCGGGCGGGGTGGGTTCGCCGGCCATGAAGAGGCGTTCGGCGACCCGGCGGGGCAGCGGGAAGTAGCGGAAGGCCCCGTGCACGACGCGGTCGGCGCCCATCGGGGCGACGTCGAAGCGGCAGACGGTGGCGATCCGGTAGTCCTCGTGGCCGCGGGAGTCGAGGATGGCGATCTCGCCGATCCGCCGGGAGCCGTCGGCGAGCCGGCCGAGCTGGACGATGCAGTCGACAGCGCTGTTGATCTGGTCCCGCAGCGCCTCGAACGGGATCTTGACGTCCGACATGGAGGCGAGGGTCTGCAGCCGCATCAGGGCGTCCTCGGCGCTGTTGGCGTGGACGGTGGCGAGCGAGCCGTCGTGGCCGGTGGACATCGCCTGGAGCATGTCGAGGGTCTCGCCGCCGCGTACCTCGCCGACGATGATGCGGTCGGGCCGCATGCGCAGGGAGTTGCGGACGAGGTCGCGGATGGTGATCCGGCCCTTGCCCTCCACGTTGGGCGGCCGTGATTCGAGCCGGATGACATGGGTCTGCTGGAGCTGGAGTTCGGCGGCGTCCTCGACGGTGATGATGCGTTCACCGTCGGGGATCAGCCCGGAGAGCGCGTTGAGGAGGGTGGTCTTCCCCGCACCGGTCGCCCCGGACACGACGACGTTGAACTTGGCGCGTACCAGGCCCGCCAGCAGCATCAGCATCTGTTCGTCGAGCGTGCCCATGCCGATGAGTTCGGCGAGGGTGTAGGCGCGCGGGAAGCGGCGGATGGTGAGGGTGGCGCCGTTCAGGGCGAGCGGCGGGATGATGACGTTGACCCGTTCGCCGGTGGGGAGGCGGGCGTCGACCATCGGATTCGACTCGTCCACCCGGCGGTTGACGGTCGAGACGATGCGTTCGATGGTCTGCATCAGCTGCTCGTGCGAGGCGAAGCGGACGGGGACCAGCTCGACCCGGCCGCAGCGCTCGACATACACCTGGTCCGGGCCGTTGACCATGATCTCGGTGACGGAGGCGTCTTCGAGGAGCGGTTCCAGGACGCCCAGGCCGAGCGCCTCGTCCACCACCCGGCGGGTGAGCTGGGAGCGCTCGGCGGTGGAGAGGACCGGGCCCTCGCGGCTGATGATGTGGCCGAGTACGCGTTCCAGACGGGAGCGGCGTTCGTCGGCGGACAGCGAGGACATCTCGGCGAGGTCGATCTCTTCGAGCAGCTTGGCGCGGTAGACGGCGACCAGGTGGCTGTCCTGGCGGGCCTCGCCGGCCGGCTCGGGGGCGACGATCCGGGCTTTGAGGCTCATCGCGGGGGTCCTTGCGCCGGCACTCCGGGTGCTCCTGGTGCTGTTCGTGTTCCTTGTGTTCCTTGCGCCGACACTCCGGGTGCTCCTTCGTACGTCCGCGGGCCGCCGTCCAGGGCGTTCGCGGGGCGGGGCATGGTGGCGCCGCGGCGGGCGGAGCCGAAGTCGACGCCGGGGATCAGGGACGGGATGCGGACGGTGGCGGTCGCGTGGACCGAACCGCCGCCGCCGGTCACGGAGATGGTCGCGTCGTCGGCGAGCCAGCCGCTCATCGCGGCCCGGCCGGCGGTCTGTGGATCGGCCGTGCGGTCGGCCTCGTCCATCGAGGCGGTACGGGCCGCGGCGCGGGCGCCCGTTCCGGCCTGCTGGACGGCGTACGCACCGAGGCCCAGCTGGACCACGGCGAGCGCGACGATGAGCAGGATCGGCAGGAAGCCGAGGAATTCGATGGACGCCTGGCCCCGGTCCCGGCCGCGGCCGCGCAGGCGGGCAGGGACACGGCGGCCGTGCGGCCGGGACAGCGGATGGAACAGCCTGGCCAGGCACCCCGAGGGGCTGCCGCCGCGTGCGGTCGTCGTCGGCACCGTCATCACCCGCTGTCCTCCTGCGCGGCACCGGCCGTGCCGGTGACCGTCCAAGGGAAGTCGCCCGCCCCGGGGAAGAGCACCGGGACCTTGAGGCGGACCGTGGCCTTCCACAGTCCTGCCTGGGGATGGCAGGCGGTCGAGGCGCCGCCGCGCCAGGAGTCGGGCAGATCGTCCTCGGCGGCGGAGCGGCAGGCGCCCGCGCCGCCGCCCTGGGTGGCGGTGGCGGCCCGCGCCCCCCGGTCCGCGGAGTTGGCGGCGAGCGAGTAGGTGTAGCCGACCAGCACGAACTGCCAGACGAGGATGAGCACCAGCGCGATCAGCGGGAGCAGCCCGAGGAACTCCACGGACACCTGCCCCCGGTCGCCGCCGCCCAGCGGCCGCCGCACCGCTCAGCCCTCCTCGTACGGACCGGCCGGATCGAACGGCCCCGGGCTCTTGGCCGCCGCCGCGCGCCGCGGGCCGAACCGATGACCGGGCCCGGGCGCGGTGCCGGACCCCGGCGCAGGCCCGGAGACCGGCCCCGATGCCGTCCCCGGGCCGGGCCCGGAAACCGCACCGGCGCCGGGAGCGGCCCCCGCAGTTATCGCCTTGCGCTTACGTCCCGTCAGCGACGGACGCGCCCGGTGGCTGCCCCGCCCTTGGCGCACGGCCGGCGACCCGACCAGGCCCAGCTCGCCGGCCAGCGCCCAAAGCGCCTGCTTGACCGTGGACCGGCTGTCCAGGTCCTGCATCCGGCCCGCGTCGACGCACGGCTGAAGCTCCTTGAAGGCGGCGGGGATGGTCGTTCTGGCCACCTGGGTGCCGGTGGCCTTGGCGACCAGCGGTGGCTGAATCTCGGTGTTACGGGTGAGGCGGTTGACGACCGTGGTGGTGTCCGCCGCCTTGCGGATCTGCAGTCGGTCCCACAGCCGTACCTGCCGTTTGGCGGCGCGTACGGACACCACGTCCGGGGTGGTCACCAGCAGTGCGGCCTCGGCGAGTTCGACGGCCGCGGCGTTGGCGGACTGCATCTGGGAGCCGCAGTCGACGATCACCACGTCATAGCGGGAGCGCAGCGCGGTGACGATCTGTCGGGCGGCCCGGTCGTCGACCTCCTCGGCGCGCTCACCCTCCTCCGGGCCCAGCAGCAGGCCGAGACCGGTGTGGTGGTCGTGCACCGCGTCCTGGAGGACCCGTACGGAGATGTCCTGGATTCCGGCCAGGTCGACGATGGAACGGCGGAACTGGACGTCCAGGTAGGAGGCGACATCGCCGGACTGGAGGTCCATGTCGACCAGCGCGACGCTACGGCCCGCCGCACGTGCGGCCAGTGCCAGCTGGACGGCGGCGACCGTGGTGCCGACACCGCCCTTGGCGCCGGTCACGGTCACCAGGGTGCCGCTCGGCCCGGGAGGAGCGTCCTGGCCGCCCCCCAGGTGCACCCGTACGCCCGCCGACCACTGGGCGGCGGCCTGCACCCGGGCGGCCAGTTCGTCGTATCCCAGCGGCAGGCCGACGATGCCGCGGGCGCCCGCGTCCATCGCCGCGGAGAACAGCGCGGGGCCCGCGTCGGTGGTGATCAGCACCACACCGACGGCCGGGAAACGCAGCGCCACCTCGCGGATCAGCTCCAGCGCCGGGACCGGTCCGATGCGTTCGTGGACGAGGAGGACTTCGGGGAGCCCTTCGACCGCCGCGGCCGGGGCTTCGGGCGGTGCGGTGGCCCCCTGCCCGCCGGCTTCGTGGGCGGTGGCCGCCGCCAGGGCGCCCAGCAGCGCGGTGGAATCGGCGACGGCGGGCGCGGGTTCGGCGTCCGGCAGCTGGCTGAGCAGCGCGGCCACGGCGCGGGCGGCGTCGGGGTCGCCGACCGCCGGGAGGATACGGATGGTCACCTGTGCCTCCGGGTCATTTGTCGCCGTCGAGGGTGTAGGTGCGCTCGCCGGGCGGGATGGCGGTCTCGCTGCCGGGGGCGAGCAGGGCGAGCCGTACGTGGGAGGCGAAGGACTCGGCGTAGGCGACCCGTTGGGCGTCCCGGGTGTCCAGCGCGAAAGTGATCGGCACCGCCGGGCCGCCCCGGCGTCCTGCGGTGGTGTCGCCGGGGTCCTTGGACTCCAGCGGTGTCAGCTTGCCGACGTCGATAACCTGGGCGCCGGCGACGATGACCTTGGAAACCGGCCGGTCCTCCGGGCGCTTGCCCTCGAACGTGGCGTAGATGTTCACCCGGGCACCGGGATTGATCTTGCCGGCCACGCCGGTGGCGGCGTCGATCATGATGGCGATCTCCTGCTGTCCGGGCTTCAGCGCCGGGCGTTCGACGATCATGTCGTCCTGGAGCAGCGAGCCCTTCTTCAGCGGGGTCACCGCTATCTTGCCGCTGACCCTGTCCAGGTCGGTCACGGCGGTGGGCGGCAGCCAGCGCTCCGGCATCCTCACCTTTTCGAACTGCCCGGGATCCAGTGCTCGGTAAGCCGCGACATCCGCCTTGAGCCGATACGCCGTCTTCTCCGGCCCGACCTTGGACTCTACGTTCTTGATCACCGACAGTACGCCGACGAACGCGCCGACCGCACAGAGAACCGACAGGAGCAGCAGGATCACTCCGCGGCGCTGGCGTGAGTTCATGGGGGTGGGACCTCGATCGGGACGGGGAGGGGAGACGGGACGGTCAGTTGTCGGGAGTGGCGGGCGGTTTGGGGTGCTACCTGCCCGGAGGTGCGGTCTCGTAGAGCTGCCCCGCCCCCGCCGCGTACGATCCGCCCGACATATCGGGACCTCGTACGTCCACCCGGCCCGGTCCACAGCGCGCGCCCTGATCGTCCGGGACGCCCTCCGGCGCCACAGGCGACAGACCGCGCTGCCGCAGCGCCTCGGGCGGCGCGTCGGGTACGGGGAACGGGGCCGGGGCGGGCGCCTGCGCCACGGGAGCGGGGGCATGGGCGGGAGGAGGGGGAGGCGAAGGAGGAGCAGGGGCCGTCGCCGCGGGAGCGCAGGCGGCCTGCGCCGTCCCGCGCCCCTCAATCGCCGTCTGCCCGGCGGCGGCCCCCAGGTGCCCCTGGCCGGCGGCCGCCCCGTCCCTCGCCGCCGGTTCCGCGCAGAACGCGCACCGGTCGCCGATGAGTTCCAGGCCGCACCAGCGGCAGCCCTCGCGCCGTACGGAAGCGACCAGTTGGTAGAGCACCGAAGGGTCCGGGATGGCCGCCGCGAATTCGATCAGCTTGTGGGTGCCCCACCACCGGGCGGACTCGGCGGGCAGCCGCTCCTCGCACACCCCCTGCGTACGCCAGGCCGGGGCCAGCACACCGCCCACCCACTCCCCCGCGAGCTGCCCCCGGGCGACGGCGAGTCGGGTGGCGAAGCCGGGTGCCGGCAGCCCGGCCTCGGAGCTGTGCCGGTCCACGTGCAGCAGCCGCGGTTCGGGGTTGGCGAGCACCGCGAAATGCGCGCCCGGCAGCCAGGACTTCATATGGGAGCGCAGATCCACCTCGACGCGGTCCAGGCCGCTGACACTACCCAGCAGCGCGCCCGCGTGGACGTAGTGGGCCAGCAGCCGCGTCGCGCAGGCCAGCACCCCCGGGCTGAAGTCGCACAGCGACAACTGCCGTAGCTGGCGGGCGAGCACGGCCACGGCCAATGGTGGCAGGTCCAGTGGCAGGATGGCGATGCGGTCGCTCTCCAGGAGCGCGCGCAGGGTGTGCAGCCGGCGGATGTGGTCCGGCGGGCAGGCGGCGGAGTACAGGGCGACGAGGTGGCCGTGGTGCTCCAGTACGGCGCCGGTCTCCGTCAGGGCGTCGTCCAGCGGCTGGAGATGCGGGGCCCGCAGGACGACGGCGGCCGGGGTCTGCCGGTCGATGGCGGGCAGCGCGAGGTCAGGGCTGGTGACTGCAATCGCGGTCGGCACGTCGCTCCCCCACTCCCTCCGGCCGCCGGAGGTCCCGGGACCGCGGATCGGCACAGCTCTGCGCCATCGGCGCCATACGTTCAGCACTTTATCCACGAGATACGCCCCAAGAGAACACGTTCTGGGCTACTCGTCATGACCATCGGCCCCCTGGGATCTGGCATATACCGGTCCGGGAAATGGCACATACCGCCCGGCCGAAGACCGTGCGAACGACCGCTTCCGACACGACCCTTGACACGGTCATTGGTCTGGACCAACTTGTACC includes:
- a CDS encoding TadE family protein, producing the protein MRRPLGGGDRGQVSVEFLGLLPLIALVLILVWQFVLVGYTYSLAANSADRGARAATATQGGGAGACRSAAEDDLPDSWRGGASTACHPQAGLWKATVRLKVPVLFPGAGDFPWTVTGTAGAAQEDSG
- a CDS encoding CpaF family protein encodes the protein MSLKARIVAPEPAGEARQDSHLVAVYRAKLLEEIDLAEMSSLSADERRSRLERVLGHIISREGPVLSTAERSQLTRRVVDEALGLGVLEPLLEDASVTEIMVNGPDQVYVERCGRVELVPVRFASHEQLMQTIERIVSTVNRRVDESNPMVDARLPTGERVNVIIPPLALNGATLTIRRFPRAYTLAELIGMGTLDEQMLMLLAGLVRAKFNVVVSGATGAGKTTLLNALSGLIPDGERIITVEDAAELQLQQTHVIRLESRPPNVEGKGRITIRDLVRNSLRMRPDRIIVGEVRGGETLDMLQAMSTGHDGSLATVHANSAEDALMRLQTLASMSDVKIPFEALRDQINSAVDCIVQLGRLADGSRRIGEIAILDSRGHEDYRIATVCRFDVAPMGADRVVHGAFRYFPLPRRVAERLFMAGEPTPPAFGVAATDDQLATRKATT
- the cpaB gene encoding Flp pilus assembly protein CpaB, with product MNSRQRRGVILLLLSVLCAVGAFVGVLSVIKNVESKVGPEKTAYRLKADVAAYRALDPGQFEKVRMPERWLPPTAVTDLDRVSGKIAVTPLKKGSLLQDDMIVERPALKPGQQEIAIMIDAATGVAGKINPGARVNIYATFEGKRPEDRPVSKVIVAGAQVIDVGKLTPLESKDPGDTTAGRRGGPAVPITFALDTRDAQRVAYAESFASHVRLALLAPGSETAIPPGERTYTLDGDK
- a CDS encoding type II secretion system F family protein; amino-acid sequence: MTGWALTTASGGPITATGNALPLLALGATLLCGALAVAGVRVYAAGRAQRQAVVDRLADERGLSPTGRRRRFRSVDRVLRRTRFGRRLELRLAATGLDVTSGEFFVAVLGTALVVWLIAQATLAPFFGPITALVTLWAAHAFLNWQRQKRIEKFINQLPELSRILANATQAGLALRTALGMAAEELEAPAGEELAKVSDKLAVGHSIDDALGELADRLPSRELVVLVTTLVLSHRAGGTVVGSLRNLTKTLEERKETRREVRTQLSQVVVTAYVVPLLGIGTLLLMNRIAPGAIDRMTSSFLGQLAVVVAFVLYGLGFFFIRRLAKIDV
- a CDS encoding TadE/TadG family type IV pilus assembly protein; translation: MTVPTTTARGGSPSGCLARLFHPLSRPHGRRVPARLRGRGRDRGQASIEFLGFLPILLIVALAVVQLGLGAYAVQQAGTGARAAARTASMDEADRTADPQTAGRAAMSGWLADDATISVTGGGGSVHATATVRIPSLIPGVDFGSARRGATMPRPANALDGGPRTYEGAPGVSAQGTQGTRTAPGAPGVPAQGPPR
- a CDS encoding AAA family ATPase — its product is MTIRILPAVGDPDAARAVAALLSQLPDAEPAPAVADSTALLGALAAATAHEAGGQGATAPPEAPAAAVEGLPEVLLVHERIGPVPALELIREVALRFPAVGVVLITTDAGPALFSAAMDAGARGIVGLPLGYDELAARVQAAAQWSAGVRVHLGGGQDAPPGPSGTLVTVTGAKGGVGTTVAAVQLALAARAAGRSVALVDMDLQSGDVASYLDVQFRRSIVDLAGIQDISVRVLQDAVHDHHTGLGLLLGPEEGERAEEVDDRAARQIVTALRSRYDVVIVDCGSQMQSANAAAVELAEAALLVTTPDVVSVRAAKRQVRLWDRLQIRKAADTTTVVNRLTRNTEIQPPLVAKATGTQVARTTIPAAFKELQPCVDAGRMQDLDSRSTVKQALWALAGELGLVGSPAVRQGRGSHRARPSLTGRKRKAITAGAAPGAGAVSGPGPGTASGPVSGPAPGSGTAPGPGHRFGPRRAAAAKSPGPFDPAGPYEEG